The following proteins come from a genomic window of Paenibacillus spongiae:
- a CDS encoding GNAT family N-acetyltransferase, with the protein MKYTIRKLRHPDDYAAVAPLLNLIWSEPTTAERLQEDEDKIPPGQLHYNEDGKLMGWDRPKWVAEDGNGQVVAYAIAWRAPWTEAGSLSHTLVVHPEVRGSGIGGALYAALLEWAMEVKASRLIDYMRESDDGSLAFAERRGYVKERHAFESVLDLGSLELDEELGASIGEAERSGIRFVTLADEPGEANERKLHELYKVTNADIPGYSGDYPWFEEWKKWSIDLPGVRPEWIHIAKDGDRYVGVVTLQHNDQTNAMYHEYTGVLPEYRGRRIALALKLLGVRSALASGAPYLRTHNDSKNGPMLHINRDLLGFRAEPGNYKMVREL; encoded by the coding sequence ATGAAATACACGATTCGCAAGCTGCGTCACCCGGACGATTATGCGGCCGTAGCGCCGCTGCTCAATCTGATCTGGTCGGAGCCGACGACAGCCGAGCGGCTTCAGGAGGATGAGGACAAGATTCCTCCGGGACAGCTTCATTATAATGAAGACGGCAAGCTCATGGGGTGGGATCGTCCCAAATGGGTCGCGGAAGACGGGAACGGTCAAGTCGTCGCTTACGCGATCGCATGGAGAGCCCCCTGGACGGAGGCCGGTTCATTGAGCCATACGCTTGTCGTTCACCCGGAAGTCCGAGGCAGCGGAATAGGCGGAGCTTTGTATGCTGCGCTTCTGGAGTGGGCGATGGAAGTCAAAGCCTCGCGTCTGATCGATTATATGCGGGAATCGGATGACGGGTCGCTCGCTTTTGCGGAACGCCGCGGCTACGTGAAGGAACGCCACGCCTTCGAATCCGTTCTGGATTTGGGATCGCTCGAACTCGACGAGGAACTGGGCGCATCCATCGGAGAAGCGGAGCGGAGCGGCATCCGTTTCGTTACGCTGGCGGATGAACCCGGCGAAGCGAACGAAAGAAAGCTGCATGAGCTGTATAAAGTCACGAATGCCGATATTCCGGGCTACTCCGGCGATTACCCCTGGTTCGAGGAATGGAAAAAATGGAGCATCGACCTGCCGGGCGTCCGTCCGGAATGGATACATATCGCCAAAGATGGAGACCGATATGTCGGCGTCGTCACGCTGCAGCATAATGATCAAACGAATGCCATGTATCATGAGTATACCGGCGTATTGCCGGAGTACCGCGGACGCCGGATCGCGCTCGCCTTGAAGCTGCTCGGCGTTCGATCCGCGCTTGCCAGCGGAGCCCCCTATTTGAGAACGCACAACGATTCGAAGAACGGGCCCATGCTGCATATCAACCGCGATCTGCTCGGATTTCGGGCGGAACCGGGGAATTACAAGATGGTTCGCGAGCTTTAA
- a CDS encoding DMT family transporter: MSYLLILLATLAWSFVGVLVKTASTMVDSAIISFARFFFGVICLAIYLFIRDGNIRIRLGMKWIWIGAIAKAVNYVFENIALKIGYSYGNILVQPVQTVVLLFAAGLLFKEKISMRGWISAALCVAGVIVIGWNGTPLEELVHGSGLTTLLFTLSGIGAAVHVLSQRMLLETIDNGNMNLSIFLLSALMVAVPIPIQSHGFIGPITLWAWGALILLGVITGLSFFWFAEGIKRVPFAVVAIAGNCTVLFTILWSYLFFRDPITIYLISGTLIFVTGILLLNFTIPRQAAMKTPVYERSNPIDQ, from the coding sequence GTGAGTTATCTGCTAATCCTGCTGGCGACATTAGCGTGGAGCTTTGTCGGGGTTCTTGTCAAAACAGCGTCGACGATGGTGGACAGCGCTATCATTTCGTTCGCTCGGTTTTTTTTCGGCGTGATCTGTTTGGCCATCTATCTGTTTATTCGCGACGGTAACATTCGAATCCGCTTGGGGATGAAATGGATCTGGATAGGCGCAATTGCGAAAGCAGTTAATTATGTATTTGAAAATATAGCTTTAAAGATAGGATACTCCTACGGTAATATTCTCGTTCAGCCTGTTCAGACCGTCGTCCTTTTATTTGCTGCAGGACTGCTGTTCAAGGAGAAAATATCGATGCGCGGCTGGATTTCCGCAGCGTTATGCGTCGCGGGCGTCATCGTTATCGGTTGGAACGGTACGCCGCTAGAGGAGCTTGTTCATGGAAGCGGGTTAACGACCCTATTGTTCACGCTTTCCGGTATCGGTGCTGCGGTGCACGTATTAAGCCAGCGGATGCTTCTGGAAACAATAGACAACGGGAACATGAATCTGTCTATATTCTTACTGAGTGCATTAATGGTCGCCGTTCCGATTCCGATCCAATCTCACGGTTTCATCGGTCCGATAACGTTGTGGGCGTGGGGGGCTTTGATATTGCTTGGCGTGATTACGGGACTCAGCTTTTTCTGGTTTGCGGAAGGAATCAAACGGGTACCCTTTGCCGTCGTCGCGATTGCGGGCAACTGTACCGTCCTTTTTACGATATTGTGGTCCTATTTATTTTTCCGCGACCCCATCACCATTTACCTTATTAGCGGTACACTTATATTCGTAACGGGGATCTTACTGTTGAATTTTACGATACCACGCCAAGCCGCCATGAAGACGCCGGTCTACGAGCGTAGTAATCCCATAGATCAATAA
- a CDS encoding malate:quinone oxidoreductase — MSNRQTKADVILIGAGIMSATLGSMLKELVPEWEITVFEKLANAGEESSNEWNNAGTGHAALCELNYTSEKPDGSIDISKAVKINEQFQDSMQFWSYLVNSKLIRNPQDFIMPLPHMSLVQGEQNVSFLKKRFEALSNNPLFQGMEFSDNPRKLMEWIPLIMQDRTANEAIAATKIDSGTDVNFGALTRMLFDHLKSKNVDIKYKHSVDNINRTSDGSWELKVRNADNGSVERHTAKFVFIGGGGGSLHLLQKSGIPEGKHIGGFPVSGIFMVCNNPDIVAQHHAKVYGKAKVGAPPMSVPHLDTRFIDNKKSLLFGPFAGFSPKFLKTGSMFDLVTSVKPHNVLTMLAAGAKEMSLTKYLIQQVMLSKEQRMEELREFIPSAKSEDWGLVVAGQRVQVIKDTAAGKGTLQFGTEVITAADGSIAALLGASPGASTAVSVMLEVINKCFPQHIKAWEPKIKEMIPSYGVSLLKNPELIREIHNSTGRTLGLRREPQPVL, encoded by the coding sequence ATGAGTAACAGACAAACCAAAGCAGACGTTATCTTAATTGGTGCCGGAATCATGAGTGCGACTTTAGGTTCAATGCTGAAAGAATTAGTACCAGAATGGGAAATTACAGTGTTTGAGAAGCTTGCAAACGCGGGAGAGGAAAGCTCTAACGAATGGAATAATGCGGGAACGGGGCATGCCGCACTGTGCGAGCTTAACTACACAAGCGAAAAGCCGGACGGATCGATAGATATTAGTAAAGCTGTGAAAATTAATGAACAGTTTCAGGATTCCATGCAGTTTTGGTCTTATCTTGTAAACAGCAAGCTGATCCGTAATCCGCAGGACTTTATTATGCCACTGCCTCATATGAGTTTAGTACAAGGGGAACAAAATGTATCGTTTTTGAAAAAACGTTTTGAAGCCTTGTCAAACAATCCCTTGTTCCAAGGAATGGAATTTTCCGATAACCCGAGAAAACTGATGGAATGGATTCCGCTTATTATGCAAGACCGTACGGCAAATGAAGCTATTGCGGCAACAAAAATCGACTCTGGGACGGATGTCAACTTTGGCGCTTTAACGCGCATGTTGTTTGACCACTTAAAGAGCAAAAACGTCGATATAAAATACAAACATAGTGTGGATAATATTAATCGTACTAGCGACGGCTCGTGGGAATTGAAAGTGCGCAATGCGGATAACGGCAGCGTCGAGCGCCATACGGCAAAATTCGTCTTTATCGGAGGCGGAGGCGGAAGCCTGCATTTACTGCAAAAATCGGGTATTCCTGAAGGGAAGCATATCGGCGGATTCCCAGTAAGCGGAATATTCATGGTTTGTAATAATCCGGATATTGTAGCGCAGCATCATGCCAAAGTATACGGCAAAGCTAAGGTCGGCGCTCCTCCAATGTCTGTTCCGCATCTTGACACAAGATTTATCGATAATAAAAAATCATTACTCTTTGGTCCGTTTGCCGGTTTCTCACCCAAGTTTTTAAAAACCGGTTCAATGTTTGATTTGGTAACTTCCGTAAAACCGCATAATGTCTTAACGATGTTGGCGGCAGGCGCAAAAGAGATGTCATTGACAAAATACCTGATCCAGCAAGTAATGTTATCGAAAGAACAGCGCATGGAAGAGTTACGCGAGTTTATCCCGAGCGCGAAGAGCGAGGATTGGGGTTTAGTCGTAGCGGGCCAGCGTGTACAAGTTATCAAAGATACTGCTGCCGGCAAAGGAACGCTTCAATTTGGTACGGAAGTGATTACTGCCGCTGATGGATCGATTGCCGCATTGCTCGGCGCATCTCCGGGTGCTTCTACCGCCGTTTCCGTCATGCTTGAGGTTATAAATAAATGCTTCCCGCAGCATATTAAAGCGTGGGAACCGAAAATAAAAGAAATGATTCCTTCTTATGGCGTGTCACTATTGAAAAACCCGGAGCTTATCCGTGAAATTCATAATTCAACAGGGCGGACGCTTGGCCTGAGACGAGAACCTCAACCCGTCTTGTAA